A part of Saccharomonospora amisosensis genomic DNA contains:
- a CDS encoding transglycosylase domain-containing protein — protein MRTRDGLFKMLGLCLLAGVLVAGLLFPIVGAAGVISNQASDTVESMSSDLADVPPPLVTTVTDSAGNPIATLYEQYRIPTAPDEISDAMKWALISVEDRRFYEHHGVDWKGTIRAAVSNTSGGDTQGASTLTQQYVKNYLINVIYRNDELGQQRAQEVSVARKLKEARIAIQLETKLSKEQILAGYLNVVEFSRRIFGVGAAAQAYFNTTADKLTVTQSALLAGMVNNPAVYDPWNNPERATERRNWVLDKMVENLKLSREDAERLKAEPLGVVPDGPSKPAANCIGAGPENGFFCQYVEDYLLSHGMDKEELYTGGYTIRTTMDQRANHEAKRSAEEQVSKTQDNVANTLSLVRPGKKRHEVVALAANKDYGTDASQGQTVYALPSSTANVTGAGSSYKMFTAAAILEQRKYGIYDPVQVPGSYTSRVFMGGGESCPYVGQGTRAYCVSNAGSYPGSMTLQQALATSPNTAFVILEEQAGMKAVVDMAYKLGMRSTMTSNAATGGPVDRSADNQQISQSQREYFGPSERSPGKGSFTLGVSPTNGLELANVAATIMSGGVWCPPTPIARITDRDGAKVPIEEKPCEQVVPEGLANSMAVGMSKDDQPGGTAAAAAAAANWTRPMIGKTGTTQNNGSAAFIGATPQLAGAAMVFRPDHPNGGLVDGGPGNVYATEGTYGNMFGGKTPARTWFGAMTKILEGQPPLPLPPAHPRYERVR, from the coding sequence GTGCGTACCAGGGACGGCTTGTTCAAGATGCTCGGACTCTGCCTGCTCGCGGGTGTGCTGGTGGCGGGCTTGCTGTTTCCGATCGTCGGGGCAGCGGGAGTGATCTCGAACCAGGCGAGCGACACCGTGGAGTCGATGTCCTCCGACCTCGCCGACGTGCCGCCACCCCTGGTGACCACGGTGACCGACAGCGCGGGCAACCCGATCGCCACGCTGTACGAGCAGTACCGCATCCCGACCGCGCCGGACGAGATCTCCGACGCGATGAAGTGGGCGCTGATCTCGGTGGAGGACCGGCGCTTCTACGAGCACCACGGCGTCGACTGGAAGGGCACCATCCGGGCGGCCGTCAGCAACACCTCCGGCGGCGACACGCAGGGCGCCTCCACGCTGACCCAGCAGTACGTCAAGAACTATCTGATCAACGTCATCTATCGCAACGACGAGTTGGGGCAGCAGCGAGCTCAGGAGGTGTCGGTCGCTCGCAAGTTGAAGGAAGCGCGCATCGCCATCCAGCTCGAGACGAAGCTGAGCAAGGAGCAGATCCTCGCGGGCTACCTCAATGTGGTGGAGTTCTCCCGCCGGATCTTCGGTGTCGGCGCGGCGGCGCAGGCCTACTTCAACACCACAGCGGACAAGCTCACCGTCACGCAGAGCGCCCTACTCGCGGGCATGGTCAACAACCCGGCGGTCTACGACCCGTGGAACAACCCGGAGAGGGCGACCGAGCGCCGCAACTGGGTGCTGGACAAGATGGTGGAGAACCTGAAACTCTCCCGCGAGGACGCGGAACGGCTGAAGGCCGAACCGCTGGGTGTTGTCCCGGACGGGCCCTCCAAACCCGCGGCCAACTGCATCGGCGCGGGGCCGGAGAACGGCTTCTTCTGCCAGTACGTCGAGGACTACCTGCTCAGCCACGGTATGGACAAGGAAGAGCTCTACACCGGCGGCTACACCATCCGCACGACGATGGACCAGCGGGCCAACCACGAGGCCAAGCGCTCGGCCGAGGAACAGGTCAGCAAGACGCAGGACAACGTGGCCAACACGCTGTCGCTGGTACGGCCGGGCAAGAAGCGGCACGAAGTGGTGGCGCTGGCCGCGAACAAGGACTACGGCACGGACGCGAGCCAAGGTCAGACCGTGTACGCGTTGCCGTCGTCGACGGCCAATGTCACCGGCGCGGGTTCCAGCTACAAGATGTTCACCGCCGCCGCGATCCTTGAGCAGCGCAAGTACGGCATCTACGACCCGGTGCAGGTGCCCGGCTCGTACACCTCCAGGGTGTTCATGGGAGGCGGCGAGAGCTGTCCCTACGTCGGCCAGGGCACCCGTGCGTACTGCGTGTCCAACGCTGGCAGCTACCCGGGCAGCATGACGTTGCAGCAGGCTCTGGCCACCTCTCCCAACACCGCCTTCGTGATCCTTGAGGAGCAGGCGGGCATGAAGGCCGTGGTCGACATGGCCTACAAGCTGGGCATGCGGTCGACCATGACGTCGAACGCCGCGACCGGCGGCCCTGTGGATCGCAGTGCCGACAACCAGCAGATCAGCCAGAGCCAGCGGGAGTACTTCGGGCCGAGTGAGAGGTCTCCAGGCAAGGGGTCGTTCACGCTTGGTGTGAGCCCCACCAACGGCCTCGAACTGGCGAACGTCGCCGCCACGATAATGAGTGGTGGTGTGTGGTGCCCGCCAACCCCGATCGCACGGATCACCGACCGCGATGGTGCCAAGGTGCCGATCGAGGAGAAACCCTGCGAACAGGTGGTTCCCGAGGGGCTGGCCAATTCGATGGCCGTGGGGATGAGCAAGGACGACCAGCCCGGTGGCACCGCGGCCGCCGCGGCCGCCGCCGCGAACTGGACCCGCCCGATGATCGGTAAGACCGGAACGACACAGAACAACGGCTCGGCGGCGTTCATCGGGGCGACCCCGCAGCTCGCGGGCGCCGCGATGGTGTTCCGGCCGGACCACCCCAATGGCGGCCTCGTCGACGGCGGACCCGGCAACGTCTACGCGACCGAGGGCACCTACGGCAACATGTTCGGTGGCAAGACACCCGCGCGAACGTGGTTCGGCGCGATGACCAAGATCCTTGAGGGTCAGCCCCCGCTGCCGCTGCCACCAGCACACCCGAGATACGAGCGAGTGCGCTAG
- a CDS encoding S9 family peptidase, translated as MSTQHPAAKVPDQLLAEPAAEARWRARFAAARVSVPDWALDAPQASIYVSNASGVWEVYAWDRATDTHRQVTDRPNGTMHATTSLDGQWIWWFDDTDGDEFGSWVREPFAGGTEPAKAVADVPDGYPAGLEIGHSVLAVGVSGDEGSALYAHRDGRTQRFYSSEHDADVAALSRDERLLAISHSEHGDSRHPALRVVSTTDFSGVAEKWDGKGKGLAALAFSPRRGDPRLLVQHERRGKEELLIWDVESDTETELDIDLPGEIAGDWYPDADALLIVHFHQGRSSLYRYDLATAELASLDTPPGRIGGAGVRPDGSVEYAWSNAAQPPVVRVRLPEGTDKVLLEPPGERPPGSLPVGDAFVEGPGGRVHALVSRPRGDESRLPTVFLLHGGPHAADEDRFSAYRAVWLDAGFAVVEVNYRGSTGYGSQWRDAIEGRPGLTELEDVAAVHGWAVSSGLADPARCVVSGASWGGYLTLLALGTQPDRWAAGVAGVPVADYVAAYEDEMEQLRAFDRALFGGSPQELASLYEECSPITYVDAVRAPVLVLAGDNDPRCPIRQIENYLDRLAARRIPYEFYRYDAGHGSLVIAETIKQVAIEVHFAMRALGMC; from the coding sequence GTGAGCACACAACATCCGGCAGCCAAGGTGCCCGACCAGCTCCTCGCGGAACCAGCGGCGGAGGCTCGATGGCGTGCGCGCTTCGCCGCCGCGCGGGTGTCGGTCCCGGACTGGGCACTCGACGCACCGCAGGCCAGCATCTACGTTTCGAACGCCAGCGGCGTGTGGGAGGTGTACGCGTGGGACCGCGCCACCGACACCCACCGCCAGGTGACCGACCGGCCCAACGGCACGATGCACGCCACGACGTCATTGGACGGGCAGTGGATCTGGTGGTTCGACGACACTGACGGTGACGAGTTCGGCTCGTGGGTGCGGGAGCCGTTCGCGGGCGGCACGGAGCCGGCCAAGGCCGTCGCCGACGTGCCCGACGGCTATCCCGCCGGGCTGGAGATCGGCCATTCCGTGCTCGCCGTCGGGGTGTCCGGGGACGAGGGCAGCGCGCTCTACGCTCACCGCGACGGCCGCACCCAGCGCTTCTACAGCAGCGAACACGACGCCGACGTCGCAGCGCTTTCCCGCGACGAGCGGCTGCTGGCTATCTCGCACTCCGAGCACGGCGACTCGCGGCACCCGGCGCTACGCGTGGTCTCCACCACCGACTTCTCAGGCGTCGCCGAGAAGTGGGACGGGAAAGGCAAGGGGCTTGCCGCGCTGGCATTCTCGCCCCGCCGCGGCGACCCCAGGCTGCTCGTCCAACACGAGCGCAGGGGCAAGGAGGAGTTGCTGATCTGGGACGTTGAGTCCGACACCGAGACCGAACTCGACATCGACCTCCCCGGCGAGATCGCGGGCGACTGGTATCCCGACGCCGATGCGCTGTTGATCGTGCACTTCCACCAGGGCCGCAGCTCGCTTTACCGCTACGACCTCGCCACCGCTGAACTGGCTTCGCTGGACACTCCGCCTGGCAGGATCGGTGGCGCGGGCGTGCGGCCGGACGGCTCCGTGGAGTACGCCTGGTCCAACGCCGCACAGCCGCCGGTGGTCCGGGTCCGGCTGCCGGAAGGCACCGACAAGGTGCTGCTCGAACCACCGGGTGAGCGGCCTCCCGGCTCACTGCCTGTCGGCGACGCCTTCGTCGAAGGGCCCGGCGGCCGGGTGCACGCGCTGGTGTCGAGGCCGCGAGGCGACGAGAGTCGACTGCCCACGGTGTTCCTGCTGCACGGCGGGCCGCACGCTGCCGACGAGGACCGCTTCTCCGCCTACCGAGCTGTCTGGCTCGACGCGGGGTTCGCGGTGGTGGAGGTCAACTACCGCGGCTCGACCGGCTACGGCAGCCAGTGGCGGGACGCGATCGAGGGCAGGCCGGGGCTGACGGAGCTGGAGGATGTCGCCGCCGTGCACGGCTGGGCGGTGAGCAGCGGGCTGGCCGACCCGGCCCGCTGTGTGGTCAGCGGCGCGTCGTGGGGTGGCTATCTCACCCTGCTCGCCCTTGGCACCCAGCCGGACCGGTGGGCCGCGGGAGTCGCGGGTGTTCCGGTTGCCGACTACGTCGCGGCTTACGAGGACGAGATGGAGCAACTGCGCGCCTTCGACCGCGCGCTCTTCGGCGGGTCGCCGCAGGAACTCGCGTCGCTGTACGAGGAGTGCTCACCGATCACCTACGTCGACGCGGTGCGGGCGCCGGTGCTGGTGCTGGCGGGCGACAACGATCCGCGCTGCCCGATCCGGCAGATCGAGAACTACCTGGACCGGCTCGCGGCCCGGCGGATCCCGTACGAGTTCTACCGCTACGACGCAGGGCACGGCTCGCTCGTCATCGCCGAGACCATCAAGCAGGTCGCTATCGAGGTGCATTTCGCGATGCGGGCGCTCGGCATGTGCTGA
- a CDS encoding WhiB family transcriptional regulator, protein MKRNESDWRIHAYCRDTDPDGLFVRGAEQNRAKLVCMGCPVRTECLAEALDNRIDFGVWGGMTERERRALLRRRPDVSSWRGLLESAKREYEPAQRVS, encoded by the coding sequence ATGAAGCGAAACGAGTCGGACTGGCGTATCCATGCGTACTGCCGCGACACCGACCCGGACGGCCTATTCGTACGAGGTGCCGAGCAGAACAGGGCCAAGCTGGTCTGCATGGGCTGTCCGGTCCGCACCGAGTGTCTCGCGGAGGCGCTGGACAACCGGATCGACTTCGGAGTCTGGGGTGGCATGACCGAGCGGGAGCGCCGAGCGCTGCTTCGCAGGCGGCCTGACGTGTCGAGTTGGCGCGGCCTTTTGGAATCGGCCAAGCGGGAGTACGAACCCGCGCAGCGGGTGTCGTAG
- the dps gene encoding DNA starvation/stationary phase protection protein Dps — MAKSPITSPLKDSDKELTANVLQSTLVDLIDLTLVAKQAHWNVVGRNFRSVHLQLDELVTAARTFTDDVAERTNAIGVSPNGKAKTVVERSDLPEYPEGWQSTEKTIEAVVEMLARVIKRVRASIDETDKSDLVTQDMLIEIATELEKQHWMWQAQLA, encoded by the coding sequence ATGGCCAAGTCGCCTATCACCAGCCCGCTCAAGGACAGCGACAAGGAGCTGACGGCGAACGTCCTGCAGTCGACTCTCGTCGACCTCATCGACCTGACGCTCGTGGCCAAGCAGGCACACTGGAACGTCGTCGGCAGGAACTTCCGCAGCGTGCACCTGCAACTCGACGAGCTCGTCACCGCAGCGCGCACTTTCACCGATGACGTTGCCGAGCGAACCAACGCGATCGGCGTCTCACCCAACGGCAAGGCCAAGACTGTGGTGGAGCGCTCCGACCTGCCCGAATATCCGGAAGGTTGGCAGAGCACCGAGAAGACCATCGAGGCGGTCGTCGAAATGCTCGCGCGGGTCATCAAGCGAGTTCGCGCAAGCATCGACGAGACGGACAAGAGCGACCTCGTCACACAGGACATGCTGATCGAGATCGCCACGGAGCTGGAGAAGCAGCACTGGATGTGGCAGGCGCAGCTGGCCTGA
- a CDS encoding SgcJ/EcaC family oxidoreductase — protein MGNLIKRYEHAFNTNDAKSMNALFVEDPVFVNFGGNLIDDRESLYRVQRFVFGSGGPLEDISVSYTVERITHLTAGLAVIHARQRTLGADTATTDQPRKDPMEAIFMVVAELVGDEWRIRIGQNTPVT, from the coding sequence ATGGGCAACCTGATCAAGCGCTATGAACATGCCTTCAACACCAACGACGCCAAGTCCATGAACGCGCTTTTCGTTGAAGACCCCGTCTTCGTCAACTTCGGGGGGAACCTCATCGACGACAGGGAATCGCTGTACCGCGTCCAGCGGTTCGTGTTCGGCTCCGGTGGGCCGCTGGAAGACATCAGCGTCAGCTACACGGTCGAGCGCATCACACACCTCACCGCAGGACTGGCGGTAATCCATGCTCGCCAGCGGACCCTCGGCGCGGACACCGCCACCACTGATCAGCCTCGCAAAGATCCAATGGAGGCGATCTTCATGGTCGTCGCTGAACTCGTCGGCGATGAATGGAGAATCAGGATCGGGCAGAACACGCCAGTGACGTGA
- a CDS encoding Clp protease N-terminal domain-containing protein: MAQMNTPVRLDELIEAIKKAHSDVLEQLSDAVIAADHLGEVADHLIGHFVDQARRSGASWTEIGRSMGVSKQAAQKRFVSKSEPLDPNEGFARFTPRARNAVVAAQNEAHSAGNAEITREHLVLGLLSESEGLAAKAIAGKVSPESVRRAAIDALPEPASEVPSLRPFAAEAKKALELTFREALRLGHNYIGTEHILLALLELENGDGLLTGLGLDKESVEAEILAMLAPFTGGS, translated from the coding sequence ATGGCGCAGATGAACACTCCAGTCCGCCTCGACGAACTGATCGAGGCGATCAAGAAGGCGCACTCCGACGTCCTCGAGCAACTGTCCGACGCGGTCATCGCGGCCGACCACCTCGGCGAGGTGGCCGACCATCTCATCGGTCACTTCGTGGACCAGGCGCGACGCTCGGGGGCATCCTGGACCGAGATCGGCAGGAGCATGGGCGTCAGCAAGCAGGCGGCGCAGAAGCGGTTCGTTTCCAAGTCAGAACCGCTCGACCCGAACGAAGGGTTCGCCAGATTCACCCCACGCGCGCGCAACGCCGTGGTCGCCGCGCAGAACGAAGCCCACTCCGCTGGCAATGCCGAGATCACCAGGGAACACCTCGTGCTGGGGCTGCTGAGCGAGTCGGAAGGGCTCGCGGCCAAGGCGATCGCGGGCAAGGTATCGCCGGAAAGTGTGCGAAGGGCGGCCATCGATGCGCTGCCGGAACCCGCGAGCGAGGTGCCCTCGCTGAGGCCCTTCGCCGCCGAGGCGAAGAAGGCGCTGGAGCTGACCTTCCGCGAGGCGCTGCGGCTGGGGCACAACTACATCGGCACCGAGCACATCCTGCTGGCCCTGCTGGAGTTGGAGAACGGCGACGGTCTGCTCACCGGGCTCGGTCTCGACAAGGAAAGCGTGGAGGCCGAGATTCTCGCCATGCTCGCCCCGTTCACCGGCGGCTCCTGA
- a CDS encoding metallophosphoesterase produces the protein MKRLVTGTAALGVATLGYAAGIERRRWTLRTAEVPVLAEGAKPIRVLHISDLHMLPGQESKQRWVADLDRLEPDLVVNTGDNLAHRRAVPAVLRALGPLLDRPGVFVFGSNDYYEPKPKSPARYLMPNGRKKRIHGRHLPWRDLRAAFIEHGWLDLTHVRRTLPVAGQRIFAAGVDDPHLQRDRYTDIEGRAGRDAVLRLGVTHSPEPRVLDPFAADGYDLVLAGHTHGGQLRVPGVGALVTNCDLDRSRARGVSRWGSDMWLHVSAGLGTSPYAPVRFACPPEASLLTLVPRGTEPKGARRAARRNAPSGVR, from the coding sequence ATGAAACGGCTCGTGACAGGGACCGCCGCGCTGGGCGTCGCGACCCTCGGCTATGCCGCCGGTATCGAGCGGCGGCGGTGGACCCTGCGCACCGCGGAAGTGCCGGTTCTCGCCGAAGGTGCCAAACCGATCCGGGTGCTGCACATCTCCGACCTGCACATGTTGCCGGGCCAGGAGTCGAAGCAGCGCTGGGTCGCCGACCTCGACCGGCTGGAGCCGGACCTCGTCGTGAACACCGGTGACAACCTCGCCCACCGGCGGGCCGTTCCGGCCGTGCTGCGTGCGCTTGGACCGCTGCTGGATCGGCCGGGTGTGTTCGTGTTCGGCAGCAACGACTACTACGAGCCCAAGCCGAAGAGCCCGGCACGCTATCTCATGCCCAACGGCCGCAAAAAACGCATCCACGGACGGCACCTGCCGTGGCGTGACCTGCGTGCCGCGTTCATCGAGCACGGCTGGCTGGACCTGACTCACGTACGTCGCACACTGCCGGTGGCAGGGCAGCGGATCTTCGCGGCGGGAGTTGACGACCCCCACCTGCAACGGGACCGCTACACCGACATCGAGGGACGGGCGGGCCGCGACGCGGTACTGCGTCTTGGCGTGACGCATTCGCCGGAGCCAAGGGTGCTGGACCCGTTCGCGGCCGACGGCTACGACCTCGTACTGGCAGGTCACACCCATGGCGGGCAACTGCGGGTGCCGGGAGTCGGTGCGCTCGTCACCAACTGTGACCTCGACCGCTCCCGCGCGCGCGGCGTGTCCCGCTGGGGATCGGACATGTGGCTGCACGTGTCGGCCGGTCTTGGCACGTCGCCGTACGCGCCCGTTCGGTTCGCCTGCCCACCTGAGGCGAGCCTGCTGACGCTGGTGCCGCGCGGCACTGAACCGAAGGGCGCACGCAGGGCGGCCCGACGCAACGCGCCGAGCGGCGTCCGCTAG
- a CDS encoding class I SAM-dependent methyltransferase, translating to MLEGYAGFVLPLLEPGTRVLDVGSFSGGRVASTLSLGTAAHPIRVLGLAAHAADVTEARRQAERASVSTVEFVVSRPESLPLCSGVADVVFSHGLLETAVAPMAVLAEFFRVLRPGGTLALSTVDWSKARLRPRTANVDAALRGWNLLQRRLGVDPFAGRRVADWVQRAGFRDVRSRARHHADIGYLALAREVEAGLAAAIHRPDGGPDQQLASAARSAWMWVRDGSGDFSQCWVETLATR from the coding sequence GTGCTGGAGGGTTACGCGGGTTTCGTCCTGCCCTTGTTGGAGCCGGGAACGCGGGTGCTGGATGTGGGCAGCTTCTCCGGGGGGCGGGTGGCGAGCACGCTGAGTCTTGGTACCGCCGCCCACCCGATCCGGGTACTCGGCCTCGCCGCCCACGCGGCCGACGTGACCGAGGCGCGAAGGCAGGCCGAACGGGCTTCGGTGTCCACAGTAGAGTTCGTCGTCTCGCGTCCGGAAAGCCTGCCACTGTGCTCCGGTGTCGCCGACGTGGTGTTCTCGCACGGGCTGTTGGAGACGGCCGTGGCTCCGATGGCCGTGCTGGCCGAGTTCTTCAGGGTGCTCCGTCCCGGCGGCACGCTTGCGTTGTCCACGGTGGACTGGAGCAAGGCCAGGTTGCGGCCCAGGACGGCCAACGTGGACGCGGCTTTGCGTGGCTGGAACCTGCTGCAGCGGCGTCTCGGTGTCGACCCTTTCGCCGGCAGGCGAGTGGCGGACTGGGTTCAGCGCGCGGGCTTTCGAGATGTGCGTTCGCGCGCTCGCCACCACGCCGACATCGGTTACCTGGCGCTGGCGCGGGAGGTGGAGGCCGGTCTCGCGGCGGCGATACACCGCCCGGACGGGGGGCCGGACCAGCAGTTGGCCAGCGCCGCGCGGTCGGCCTGGATGTGGGTCCGGGACGGCTCGGGTGACTTCAGCCAGTGTTGGGTGGAGACGCTGGCGACCCGCTGA